One window from the genome of Anguilla rostrata isolate EN2019 chromosome 5, ASM1855537v3, whole genome shotgun sequence encodes:
- the LOC135255558 gene encoding pro-adrenomedullin-like has protein sequence MRLLLQTFFCWWLLASVAPAVDSAKLDLSSVMKKRLSTWLQSRTKRDLNGVPAASNTDSVQFVRPEDVKDTLKPHSSTDIKIRAKRTKNSVNQSRRTGCSFLPTCTVHDLPHRIHQFNNKLKVDSAPIDKISPLGYGRRRRSLPNSIAAMLGDLQLQVKSRREARDLQRKALREIQRT, from the exons ATGAGACTGCTCCTCCAGACTTTCTTCTGCTGGTGGTTGCTGGCTTCTGTTGCCCCTGCAGTGGACAGTGCAAAACTGGACCTGAGTTCAGTGATGAAAAAGAG ATTGAGCACCTGGCTGCAAAGCAGGACGAAAAGAGATCTAAATGGTGTGCCTGCAGCAAGCAACACAGACTCAGTGCAGTTTGTCCGGCCAGAAGATGTCAAAGATACCTTAAAGCCTCATTCCAG CACGGACATCAAGATCCGGGCAAAGAGAACCAAAAACTCAGTCAATCAGTCCAGGAGGACGGGCTGCTCCTTCCTGCCCACCTGCACAGTGCACGACCTGCCGCACCGCATCCACCAGTTCAACAACAAACTGAAGGTGGACAGCGCCCCCATCGACAAGATCAGCCCGCTGGGGTACGGCCGGAGACGCCGGTCACTGCCCAACAGCATAGCCGCCATGCTGGGGgacctgcagctgcaggtgaAGAGCAGAAGGGAGGCCCGGGATCTGCAGCGGAAGGCTCTCCGTGAAATCCAACGGACGTGA